The following proteins are co-located in the Aurantiacibacter atlanticus genome:
- a CDS encoding Maf family protein, whose amino-acid sequence MIVLASKSASRQAMLESAGVAFIARPADLDERAIEADMADARPESVALALAEAKSLATGEESLPVLGSDSLVVVDGRRFDKPASRSEAAAHLRFFSGQEMQLHSAAAIAVGGKIGWHHAAMARLQLRDLSDAFIESYLEREWPDVAGCVGVFRIEALGVQLFETIEGDQFTVLGMPLLPVLAALRNMGELDR is encoded by the coding sequence ATGATCGTGCTGGCATCCAAATCCGCTTCGCGACAGGCGATGCTTGAAAGCGCAGGCGTGGCTTTCATCGCCAGGCCTGCCGATCTGGATGAGCGTGCGATAGAAGCTGACATGGCAGACGCCCGGCCAGAAAGCGTTGCACTGGCACTGGCAGAGGCCAAGTCGCTGGCGACCGGTGAGGAAAGCTTGCCCGTTCTGGGTAGCGATTCGCTGGTGGTGGTGGATGGCCGCCGCTTCGACAAGCCGGCAAGCCGCTCCGAAGCTGCTGCCCATTTGCGCTTTTTCTCCGGCCAGGAAATGCAGCTCCATTCCGCCGCAGCTATTGCAGTCGGCGGCAAAATTGGCTGGCATCATGCCGCCATGGCCCGCCTGCAATTGCGCGATTTGTCCGATGCATTCATTGAAAGCTATCTCGAACGCGAATGGCCCGACGTTGCCGGATGTGTCGGCGTGTTCCGTATAGAGGCGCTCGGCGTGCAATTGTTCGAAACGATTGAGGGCGATCAATTCACAGTGCTCGGCATGCCCCTGCTACCGGTTCTGGCGGCATTGCGCAATATGGGGGAGCTTGACCGATGA
- the dnaQ gene encoding DNA polymerase III subunit epsilon produces the protein MREIIFDTETTGLDPATGDRMVEIGCIEMVNRVATGQTFHAYFNPERDMPPEAERVHGLSATFLADKPLFRDGVKDLLAFLGDSPLIAHNAQFDFGFLNHELSFCGHDAIGHDRMVDTLVLARRRHPGAKHSLDALCSRYGVDRSHRVLHGALLDAELLAQVYVELTGGRQIGLQLAADNTDASRTQSAVFKPRLGEYRAPRPHAASAAELARHREFLESLQSPLWTS, from the coding sequence ATGCGCGAAATCATCTTTGATACTGAAACGACTGGCCTGGATCCTGCCACGGGAGACCGGATGGTTGAAATCGGCTGCATCGAAATGGTCAATCGCGTCGCGACCGGACAGACCTTTCACGCCTATTTCAATCCCGAACGCGATATGCCGCCCGAGGCGGAAAGGGTGCACGGGCTTTCTGCGACTTTCCTGGCGGACAAGCCACTGTTTCGCGATGGGGTTAAGGATCTGCTGGCCTTTCTCGGCGATTCGCCGCTCATCGCCCATAATGCGCAGTTTGATTTTGGCTTTCTTAACCACGAGCTGTCGTTTTGCGGGCATGATGCCATTGGCCACGACCGGATGGTGGATACACTGGTTCTGGCGCGCCGCCGCCACCCTGGAGCAAAGCACTCTCTCGATGCATTATGCTCTCGCTATGGCGTGGACCGGTCGCATCGTGTGCTCCACGGCGCTTTGCTCGATGCCGAATTGCTGGCGCAGGTTTATGTCGAACTGACAGGCGGGCGGCAGATCGGATTGCAACTCGCGGCCGATAATACGGACGCTTCCCGCACTCAATCGGCAGTGTTCAAGCCACGCCTCGGCGAATATCGCGCACCCCGGCCGCACGCCGCCAGTGCTGCAGAACTCGCCCGGCACAGGGAATTTCTTGAATCTTTGCAAAGTCCCCTATGGACCTCTTGA
- a CDS encoding HesB/IscA family protein — protein sequence MANSLTLSAAAAERVAKIASKMGKPAVLRLSVEGGGCSGFQYKFDLGEAEGEDLISETDGVKLVVDPVSLDLVDGSTVDFIESLGGAAFRVENPNAAAGCGCGSSFGI from the coding sequence ATGGCAAACTCCCTCACTCTCAGCGCCGCTGCGGCCGAACGCGTGGCAAAGATCGCAAGCAAGATGGGCAAACCTGCCGTGCTGCGCCTTTCAGTGGAAGGCGGAGGCTGCTCGGGTTTCCAGTACAAGTTTGATCTTGGCGAAGCTGAAGGAGAAGATCTGATCAGCGAAACCGACGGTGTGAAACTGGTGGTGGATCCGGTCAGTCTCGATCTGGTGGACGGCAGCACGGTTGATTTCATCGAATCGCTGGGGGGTGCCGCTTTCCGGGTGGAAAACCCCAATGCCGCAGCCGGTTGCGGTTGCGGTTCCTCTTTCGGGATCTAG
- a CDS encoding shikimate dehydrogenase family protein: MNFASSPGRAYAEVIGDPIAHSKSPLIHGFWLRKLGLDAEYRKCHVTPDQLGDYIATRRCDPDWCGCNITMPHKQAVVEHLDRLEIGAELVGAVNTVTRRHDGALIGINTDVGGFLEPLSALLEQQHYFRMARIIGTGGAARAIVAALAEHGFTLVVAGRDIAKARALLDEIDPEGEHHTTALDHFAQATEFAFDDREGCLDLVVNASPLGMDGSPPLAFDISHAPPQSIVYDIVTHPLHTQLLQDAEAAGLDTIDGYAMLIGQAAIAFERLFDAPPPREDGDRELRGLLAQ; this comes from the coding sequence ATGAACTTTGCAAGCAGCCCCGGACGCGCCTATGCCGAAGTAATCGGTGATCCGATCGCGCATTCCAAATCGCCGCTGATTCACGGCTTCTGGCTCAGGAAGCTGGGATTGGATGCCGAATATCGCAAATGCCACGTCACCCCGGATCAGCTGGGCGATTATATCGCCACCCGTCGCTGCGATCCTGATTGGTGCGGCTGCAATATCACAATGCCGCATAAGCAGGCGGTGGTAGAGCATCTCGACCGGCTGGAAATCGGTGCGGAGCTTGTTGGTGCGGTCAACACCGTTACCCGGCGTCATGACGGCGCGTTGATCGGCATCAACACCGATGTCGGAGGTTTTCTGGAGCCGCTTTCCGCCCTATTGGAACAGCAACATTATTTCCGCATGGCCAGGATTATCGGCACAGGCGGGGCAGCGCGCGCCATTGTCGCAGCACTGGCTGAACACGGGTTCACACTGGTGGTGGCGGGGCGCGATATTGCCAAGGCCCGCGCTTTGCTTGATGAGATTGATCCTGAAGGCGAACATCATACCACAGCGCTTGATCATTTTGCGCAGGCAACAGAGTTTGCTTTTGATGACCGCGAAGGCTGCCTTGATCTGGTGGTGAATGCCAGCCCGCTGGGCATGGATGGGAGCCCTCCCCTTGCCTTTGACATCAGCCATGCACCTCCGCAAAGCATCGTCTATGATATCGTTACCCACCCATTGCATACGCAATTGCTGCAAGATGCAGAGGCTGCGGGCCTCGACACGATAGATGGCTATGCAATGCTGATCGGGCAGGCGGCCATTGCGTTCGAGCGGCTTTTCGATGCGCCCCCTCCACGCGAGGACGGTGATCGCGAACTGCGCGGATTGCTGGCGCAATGA
- a CDS encoding DUF1491 family protein — protein sequence MKRARRLAAEQAHSCGPTSRYRGSTATVSLSDMTQARLPAHLEVGGIIRAVQAEGGFATVMAKGERDAGTLMVICCENGTNLRAYERMPQADGTRAWSLSREQDIENPQEFIDFCEKRRQQDSDLWIVELDIANAERFIGMLHRTT from the coding sequence ATGAAGAGGGCGAGGAGATTGGCCGCGGAACAGGCACATTCATGCGGTCCCACATCGCGCTATCGGGGCTCGACGGCTACCGTCAGCCTGAGTGACATGACCCAGGCAAGGCTTCCCGCACATCTCGAAGTTGGCGGCATTATCCGTGCCGTACAGGCTGAGGGCGGCTTCGCCACCGTAATGGCCAAAGGTGAAAGAGATGCCGGCACACTGATGGTAATATGTTGTGAAAATGGCACAAACTTGCGTGCTTATGAAAGAATGCCACAGGCAGATGGAACGCGTGCATGGTCACTTTCGCGCGAGCAAGACATTGAAAATCCGCAGGAATTCATAGATTTCTGCGAAAAAAGGCGACAACAGGACAGCGATCTCTGGATCGTGGAATTGGACATCGCAAATGCAGAACGGTTTATCGGTATGTTGCACCGCACAACTTGA
- a CDS encoding CBS domain-containing protein, whose protein sequence is MTIAKILEDREFSVVSCSAHDGIQHAARLMTEKKIGALPVMDGDRVVGIFSERDLLYCVAKEGAEVLDRTVGDIMTAPAITITLDEGVYSALSMMTRRRIRHLPVVDGDKMIGFVSIGDLVKYRMVRIEEEAEQMREYITTA, encoded by the coding sequence ATGACCATCGCCAAAATCCTGGAGGACCGTGAATTTTCGGTCGTGTCATGTTCTGCACACGATGGCATCCAGCATGCTGCGCGGCTGATGACAGAAAAGAAGATCGGTGCCTTGCCCGTCATGGACGGGGATCGCGTAGTCGGCATATTTTCAGAACGCGACCTGCTCTATTGTGTCGCCAAAGAAGGCGCAGAAGTGCTAGATCGCACCGTCGGAGATATCATGACTGCGCCTGCCATCACGATTACACTTGATGAAGGCGTATATTCCGCCCTTTCCATGATGACTCGCCGGCGCATCCGCCATCTTCCGGTGGTGGACGGCGACAAGATGATCGGTTTCGTATCTATTGGGGATTTGGTGAAATACCGCATGGTGCGGATCGAGGAAGAAGCCGAGCAAATGCGCGAATATATCACTACGGCCTGA
- a CDS encoding PaaI family thioesterase has protein sequence MRWIVTPPDAAQNADDRGQRVHFRALEQLYASAPVNSVFDSRLEITAPGRARIVFHTGEKFHHAAGATHGTLYFKMLDDAAFYAANSLVSDRFLLTTGFNLHFTKPVRTGRVIAEGQWISGKRRIFVAEAHLVDEEGEEIGRGTGTFMRSHIALSGLDGYRQPE, from the coding sequence ATGCGATGGATCGTGACGCCGCCTGACGCTGCCCAGAACGCGGATGACCGCGGACAGCGCGTCCATTTCAGGGCGCTTGAGCAACTATATGCCTCCGCGCCAGTAAACTCTGTGTTCGATTCGCGGCTGGAAATTACTGCGCCGGGGCGCGCGCGCATCGTGTTTCATACCGGAGAGAAATTCCACCATGCGGCTGGAGCGACACATGGCACACTCTATTTCAAGATGCTGGATGATGCGGCTTTCTATGCCGCCAATTCACTGGTGTCCGACAGGTTTCTGCTGACTACAGGGTTCAATCTCCATTTCACCAAACCGGTGCGCACTGGCCGCGTGATAGCCGAAGGTCAATGGATCAGCGGAAAGCGCCGCATCTTCGTCGCAGAGGCGCATCTTGTCGATGAAGAGGGCGAGGAGATTGGCCGCGGAACAGGCACATTCATGCGGTCCCACATCGCGCTATCGGGGCTCGACGGCTACCGTCAGCCTGAGTGA
- the hpf gene encoding ribosome hibernation-promoting factor, HPF/YfiA family, protein MDIRVSGHQVDTGAALQEHASDRITTIVDKHFSKAISSTVTFGKAPASAFAADIVLHVNHGLILKSHGQAHDAHQAFDQAAEKIEKQLRRYKRRLKDRHEQSQHAVREEEAAYTIFAGEEADSEAETTEESPPVIAETRIDVPEVSVSDAVMLLDLRHTNALFFKNAGTGRHNMVYRRDDGSIGWVEPS, encoded by the coding sequence ATGGATATTCGCGTGTCGGGACATCAAGTCGATACAGGTGCAGCCCTCCAGGAACATGCATCGGATCGAATTACCACCATCGTTGACAAGCACTTCAGCAAGGCGATTTCCTCCACTGTGACATTTGGCAAGGCTCCTGCCAGCGCCTTTGCTGCCGATATTGTTCTCCACGTAAATCATGGACTTATCCTCAAAAGCCACGGGCAGGCGCATGATGCGCACCAGGCATTCGACCAGGCGGCAGAAAAGATTGAAAAGCAGCTGCGCCGCTACAAGCGGAGGCTAAAGGATCGGCATGAACAATCGCAGCATGCAGTGCGCGAAGAAGAAGCCGCCTATACCATTTTCGCAGGCGAGGAAGCCGACAGCGAAGCCGAGACAACCGAAGAATCGCCGCCGGTAATCGCGGAAACCCGCATCGACGTGCCCGAAGTCAGCGTTTCAGACGCTGTCATGTTGCTTGATCTACGCCACACCAATGCCCTGTTCTTCAAAAATGCTGGCACCGGACGTCATAATATGGTGTATCGCCGCGATGACGGGTCGATTGGCTGGGTCGAACCTTCCTGA
- a CDS encoding cell wall hydrolase gives MKTFVKRFGAIALASTLLAGSFGVAGSEATAQDQSESNGSQSGTETAQTDIQAPASASQPQVRFVATEVVQDIPEEAEIVETVAINAGSLRQLVTTVDTDVSLSREVMCLAQAVYFESRGEPLDGQLAVARVVVNRAESNVFPDDYCSVVTQRSQFSFVRGGHIPEPNRSSAAWDRAVAIARIAHRDQWESPVDDALYFHATHVRPRWANRMTTRAQIDNHIFYR, from the coding sequence ATGAAAACTTTTGTCAAACGGTTCGGGGCAATCGCCCTGGCCTCAACTTTGCTCGCCGGCTCATTCGGAGTCGCAGGAAGCGAAGCAACCGCTCAGGACCAGTCGGAGTCTAACGGATCGCAATCCGGGACTGAAACGGCCCAGACAGACATTCAAGCACCAGCAAGTGCCAGCCAACCGCAAGTCCGCTTTGTCGCCACAGAAGTGGTTCAGGACATTCCGGAAGAAGCTGAAATTGTCGAAACGGTGGCAATTAACGCGGGTTCTCTTCGCCAGCTGGTCACAACGGTCGACACCGATGTTTCCTTGTCTCGCGAAGTCATGTGCCTGGCGCAGGCAGTCTATTTTGAATCGCGCGGAGAACCGCTTGATGGCCAGCTCGCCGTCGCCCGAGTTGTAGTAAACCGGGCCGAAAGCAATGTGTTCCCGGATGATTATTGCTCGGTCGTGACGCAGCGTTCACAGTTTTCCTTTGTCCGAGGTGGACATATTCCCGAGCCCAATCGCAGCAGTGCGGCGTGGGATCGCGCGGTTGCCATTGCGCGCATTGCGCATCGTGACCAGTGGGAAAGCCCGGTAGACGACGCGCTGTATTTTCATGCGACACATGTGCGTCCGCGCTGGGCGAACCGCATGACGACCCGCGCACAGATCGATAATCACATCTTCTATCGCTGA
- the xth gene encoding exodeoxyribonuclease III, whose protein sequence is MRIASFNINGIKARLPRLKEWLAETRPAVACLQEIKTQDEGFPAAEFEDIGYHAIWHGQKSFNGVAILTDGEATEDHSKGLPGDPEDEQSRFIECDFHGVHVVNLYLPNGNPQPGPKFDYKLAWMDRLRTRLKELLAAEIPTVVVGDFNVIPYDRDVWSVRAMANDALMQPESRDAYARLLNDGWTDALGTLNPRGGVWTYWDYQAGAWQRDHGFRIDHMLLSPECADRLVAAGVDKEHRGREKASDHAPVWVELRD, encoded by the coding sequence ATGCGGATTGCCAGTTTCAACATAAATGGAATCAAGGCACGTCTGCCGCGCCTGAAAGAATGGCTGGCCGAAACGCGCCCAGCGGTCGCCTGCCTGCAGGAGATCAAGACGCAGGACGAAGGTTTTCCCGCCGCCGAGTTTGAAGATATCGGATATCACGCCATCTGGCATGGCCAGAAGAGCTTTAACGGCGTCGCAATCCTGACAGACGGCGAGGCGACCGAAGATCATTCGAAGGGCTTGCCGGGTGACCCGGAGGACGAACAATCGCGCTTTATCGAATGCGATTTTCACGGTGTTCACGTGGTCAATCTGTATCTTCCCAATGGCAATCCGCAGCCTGGACCAAAGTTCGATTACAAGCTTGCGTGGATGGATCGCCTCCGCACACGACTGAAAGAATTGCTCGCGGCCGAAATACCGACTGTCGTGGTGGGCGATTTCAATGTCATCCCTTACGATCGCGATGTCTGGTCGGTGCGGGCGATGGCCAATGATGCGCTGATGCAGCCTGAATCGCGCGATGCCTATGCCCGCTTGCTCAATGATGGCTGGACCGATGCACTCGGCACTCTCAATCCGCGTGGTGGTGTGTGGACATATTGGGATTATCAGGCCGGCGCATGGCAGCGCGACCATGGTTTCCGCATCGATCACATGCTGCTGTCCCCCGAATGTGCGGACAGGCTGGTGGCAGCGGGTGTCGACAAGGAACATCGCGGACGCGAAAAGGCCAGCGATCATGCCCCTGTCTGGGTCGAGCTGAGAGATTGA
- a CDS encoding PTS sugar transporter subunit IIA, translated as MSLSVSFRPESVVIAAAASKEEILDILSQTFADAWDLDAALVLEGLNEREKLGSTGFGRGVAIPHARMGNIRRPIAALLKLERSVAFDSADGLPVDLVIGLISPENCGTTHLHALAELSRLVRDERMHDALLDVSDAEALYSLITNAMDRDAA; from the coding sequence ATGAGTCTTTCCGTATCTTTCAGGCCCGAATCGGTCGTTATCGCTGCCGCCGCATCCAAGGAAGAGATCCTCGATATTCTTTCGCAGACCTTTGCTGATGCCTGGGATCTGGATGCGGCGCTCGTTCTCGAGGGGCTGAACGAGCGGGAAAAGCTTGGCAGCACGGGCTTTGGCCGCGGTGTAGCTATTCCCCATGCGCGCATGGGGAATATCCGCCGCCCCATCGCTGCCCTGCTCAAGCTGGAAAGATCCGTAGCTTTCGATTCGGCTGATGGTCTTCCGGTCGATCTGGTGATTGGGCTGATTTCGCCGGAGAATTGCGGGACCACGCATCTTCATGCGCTGGCAGAACTCTCGCGTCTCGTGCGTGACGAGCGGATGCATGACGCCTTGCTCGACGTATCCGATGCTGAAGCCCTTTACAGCCTCATTACCAATGCGATGGATCGTGACGCCGCCTGA
- the coaE gene encoding dephospho-CoA kinase (Dephospho-CoA kinase (CoaE) performs the final step in coenzyme A biosynthesis.), with amino-acid sequence MTAEGEPRPFVMGLTGSIAMGKSTVAAMIEALGVPVFDADREVRAMQGPGGALLPAIDAAFPHTTGPDGVDRQLLGSFVFDDRDALARLESIVHPAVTEARRAFLAQHAKAPLVVFDIPLLFEKGGDKDVDSVVVVSAPPETQRARVLAREGMTEEKFAHILDLQMPDVAKRSRADYVIDTGTSLEETQKAVEELVEKLVPGLRG; translated from the coding sequence ATGACGGCTGAAGGCGAGCCCCGGCCATTTGTCATGGGCCTCACCGGCTCTATCGCCATGGGCAAGAGCACGGTTGCCGCCATGATTGAAGCGCTGGGTGTGCCGGTATTCGATGCCGATCGCGAAGTGCGCGCGATGCAGGGGCCAGGTGGCGCACTTCTGCCCGCTATAGACGCAGCCTTCCCCCACACGACCGGCCCTGATGGCGTCGACCGTCAATTGCTCGGTTCTTTCGTTTTTGACGATCGCGATGCGCTCGCCCGACTTGAATCGATTGTCCATCCCGCAGTTACCGAAGCACGCCGTGCCTTTCTTGCGCAGCATGCCAAGGCACCACTGGTGGTGTTCGACATCCCGCTATTGTTTGAAAAAGGGGGCGATAAGGACGTGGATAGCGTGGTGGTTGTCTCTGCTCCGCCAGAAACCCAGCGCGCCCGCGTTTTGGCCCGTGAAGGCATGACTGAGGAGAAATTTGCCCACATCCTCGATTTGCAAATGCCCGATGTGGCGAAGCGGTCACGGGCCGATTACGTGATCGATACCGGAACGTCGCTGGAAGAAACGCAAAAGGCGGTGGAAGAGCTGGTGGAGAAGCTCGTTCCCGGCTTGCGCGGATGA